A genome region from Variovorax paradoxus includes the following:
- the glgX gene encoding glycogen debranching protein GlgX, translated as MTRKTNPTITAVWPGKPYPRGATWDGEGVNFALFSQHAHKVELCLFDERGRHELQRIVLRERTDGVWHCYLPEARPGQAYGYRVHGPYKPEEGHRFNPNKLLVDPYAKDLVGELRWGDALYGYTVGGKREDLSFDRRDSAPLMPKGRVLETAFTWGDDRRPSVPRQDMVIYEMHVRGFTMNHPDVPPELRGTYAGLGCAPVVDYLKRLGVTTVELLPVHSFLNDRHLAEKGLRNYWGYNTLAFFAPETRYSASGKVKEFKTMVKTLHSAGIEVILDVVYNHTCEGNQLGPTLSMRGVDNASYYIVNADNRRYYDDFTGCGNTVNLEHPHALQLVMDSLRYWAEEMHVDGFRFDLASALARESGKVENLGGFFDAIRQDPTLNRVKLIAEPWDLGHGGYQVGNFPLGWAEWNDQYRDGMRGFWKGDGGLVGEAARRITGSEDLYGWSGKQPTASINFVTAHDGFTLHDLVSYNDKHNEANGEDNRDGNSHNVSWNCGVEGPTDDPEVVNLRERQKRNLLATLLLSQGVPMLLAGDERGHTQQGNNNVYCQDNELGWLDWTPTPERLALATFVERMVALRRAHPSFRRRSFFAGKPAERETVTDVHWLRPDGAEMRTEDWSDANARCIAMFIPGGGIADRGPRGETQHDDDFLLLLNAHHDQIDFTLPAMRHGAWRLLVDTASTTPPPSEDAAALAPAWAEPIYPLQCRSLVVLSRPDVRP; from the coding sequence ATGACACGAAAAACCAATCCGACGATCACGGCCGTCTGGCCCGGAAAGCCTTATCCGCGCGGCGCCACCTGGGATGGAGAGGGCGTCAACTTCGCTCTTTTCTCGCAGCACGCCCACAAGGTGGAGCTGTGCCTGTTCGACGAGCGCGGGCGCCATGAGCTGCAACGCATCGTGCTGCGCGAGCGCACCGACGGCGTGTGGCACTGCTATCTGCCCGAGGCCCGCCCCGGCCAGGCCTACGGCTATCGCGTGCATGGGCCGTACAAGCCCGAGGAGGGGCACCGCTTCAATCCGAACAAGCTGCTGGTCGATCCCTACGCCAAGGACCTCGTCGGCGAACTGCGCTGGGGCGACGCGCTGTACGGCTACACGGTGGGCGGCAAGCGCGAGGACCTGTCGTTCGACCGCCGCGACAGCGCGCCCCTGATGCCCAAGGGCCGCGTGCTCGAGACCGCCTTCACCTGGGGCGACGACCGCCGCCCCTCCGTGCCGCGGCAGGACATGGTGATCTACGAGATGCACGTGCGCGGCTTCACCATGAACCACCCCGACGTGCCGCCCGAGCTGCGCGGCACCTACGCCGGCCTGGGCTGCGCGCCGGTGGTCGACTACCTCAAGCGCCTGGGCGTGACCACGGTCGAGCTGTTGCCGGTGCACAGCTTCCTCAACGACCGCCACCTGGCCGAGAAGGGCCTGCGCAACTACTGGGGCTACAACACGCTGGCCTTCTTCGCTCCGGAGACGCGCTACAGCGCGTCCGGCAAGGTGAAGGAGTTCAAGACCATGGTGAAGACGCTGCATTCGGCCGGCATCGAGGTCATCCTGGACGTGGTCTACAACCACACCTGCGAAGGCAACCAGCTCGGGCCGACGCTGTCGATGCGCGGCGTGGACAACGCCTCGTACTACATCGTGAACGCCGACAACCGCCGCTACTACGACGACTTCACCGGCTGCGGCAACACAGTGAACCTGGAGCATCCGCACGCGCTGCAGCTGGTGATGGACTCGCTGCGCTACTGGGCCGAGGAGATGCACGTGGACGGCTTCCGCTTCGACCTGGCCTCGGCGCTCGCACGCGAATCGGGCAAGGTGGAAAACCTGGGCGGCTTCTTCGATGCGATCCGGCAGGACCCGACCCTCAACCGCGTGAAGCTCATCGCCGAACCGTGGGACCTGGGCCACGGCGGCTACCAGGTGGGCAACTTCCCGCTCGGGTGGGCCGAGTGGAACGACCAGTACCGCGACGGCATGCGCGGCTTCTGGAAAGGCGACGGCGGTCTCGTCGGCGAGGCCGCAAGGCGGATCACCGGATCGGAGGACCTGTACGGCTGGTCCGGCAAGCAGCCCACCGCCAGCATCAACTTCGTGACTGCGCACGACGGCTTCACGCTGCACGACCTGGTCTCGTACAACGACAAGCACAACGAGGCCAACGGCGAGGACAATCGCGACGGCAACAGCCACAACGTGTCGTGGAACTGCGGCGTGGAGGGCCCGACCGACGACCCCGAGGTGGTGAACCTGCGCGAGCGCCAGAAGCGCAACCTGCTGGCGACGCTGCTGCTGTCGCAGGGCGTGCCCATGCTGCTGGCCGGCGACGAGCGCGGCCACACGCAGCAGGGCAACAACAACGTCTACTGCCAGGACAACGAACTCGGCTGGCTCGACTGGACCCCCACGCCCGAGCGGCTCGCCCTGGCGACTTTCGTCGAGCGCATGGTCGCGCTGCGCCGCGCGCATCCGTCGTTCCGTCGCCGCTCCTTCTTCGCGGGCAAGCCGGCCGAGCGCGAGACCGTGACGGACGTGCACTGGCTCAGGCCGGACGGTGCCGAGATGCGCACCGAGGACTGGAGCGACGCCAACGCGCGCTGCATCGCCATGTTCATCCCCGGCGGCGGCATTGCCGACCGCGGGCCCCGCGGTGAGACGCAGCACGACGACGACTTCCTGCTGTTGCTGAACGCGCACCACGACCAGATCGATTTCACGCTCCCCGCCATGCGGCACGGCGCGTGGCGCCTGCTGGTGGACACCGCCAGCACCACGCCGCCGCCCAGCGAGGATGCCGCCGCACTCGCACCCGCCTGGGCAGAGCCCATTTATCCACTTCAATGCCGCTCGCTCGTCGTGCTGAGCCGGCCGGACGTCAGGCCATGA
- a CDS encoding malto-oligosyltrehalose synthase gives MNDGIFRDDAAGVLVSLCEHFGIATAYNDAFGNRREASPRNLLPLLAEFGVQIDDVAQAHRALQAVHHARWAEALPPVRVVATGAGEWQLPLRLPLSMRTLRWQLTDEAGRTLQGEADAAALHEVARAERDGVWLCERTLHMTHALESGYHRLRIDGLPGETLVLATPGHCYRPPAVRDGGRVWGPAVQLYSLRSARNWGIGDFGDLDELVVRMAAQGADIVGLNPLHALFAANPAHASPYSPSSRQQLNVLYIDVEAVDGFADCEPARHLVLSPAFQSRLAALRAAPLVDLPGVAAAKFEVLELLFEHFRERHLSELAQADETGLAFLAFVAERGEGLRQHALFETLHAHFLASDPALWGWPVWPVAYRDPDSAEVTAFAVQHAQRVQFHQFLQWQAVRQLARAAARCEAVGMGVGLYVDLAVSVDRAGSDAWTGQRVLAAGASIGAPPDEFNPAGQNWGLPPLRPDSLRADGYRFFIQTLRAGMQGAGALRIDHVMGLMRLFWIPPGRGAHDGAYVYYPLEEMLAIVAIESHRHRCMVVGEDLGTVENSVREALARADVLSYRLLYFERLLPHEAAGFKPPQAYPGAALVAVSTHDLATFAGWWSAHDLRMRLELGLFPDERVFDKQLLDRAQERVELMLASEQLGLLSREDIAEAAGQALPSARIVEAVHAYLAAAPSALMMVQLEDVAGMVEQANMPGTVGEQPNWRRKLPLALRELAGSERMLGLAARLREARPSPRLRRDPSEPQALQARVPRATYRLQFHKDFGFDDAIRVLPYLAELGVSHVYCSPIQRARAGSMHGYDVVAHDEINPELGGEEGFSRFVAALQAHGMGQLLDMVPNHMGVFGADNAWWMDVLENGPASLYAQHFDIDWQPLNVELTGKVLLPVLGGHYGEVLASGELVLHFEPEQGAFALMYFDHRFPLAPERYPAVLSRALAQLDASADDAASLASIATAFGHLPGRDADEPEKRLERARDKELLKARLARLAQRHPSVAKALAMAVAELNLPTPEARDALHALIEAQAYRLAHWRMAADEINYRRFFDINDLAAVRMERDDVFEATQSFALDLAAAGKVDGLRIDHPDGLYDPARYFEKLQQGYARRAGLVLPGQDAQGRPARPLYVVAEKIAANDEEVPESWHVHGTTGYRFANVANGVLVDTTAAETIGHAWRRFTGETQGFHALSQAGRREVMRNALSSELNVLSSELLRIARADRGTRDYTLNALRRALADVAACMPVYRTYIVDSASEQDERFIAEATAAAERQSSDADRSVFGFVRRALRGEAVEGASPALAERVRRFAVRFQQFSAPVTAKGVEDTAFYRYFPLSSLNEVGGEPDRFGIEVDAFHALSADRARRWPHTMLATSTHDNKRSEDVRNRIDVLSEMPNDWVLALTRWHGLCRDTRRRLETPDAPSHADEYLLYQTLLGTLPPGGIDATTGPEFTERIWQYMQKAAREAKLRTRWTQPDADYEAALEGFVRGILSDLGEGGCLSDLQKLADRLSWFGAWNGLTLTLLKYASPGVPDLYQGSELVELSLVDPDNRRPVDYTVRQRRLRELRAMAGAADGEVLAKRVQALAAAPHDGRAKLWFIWRLLSLRRENPALFSEGGYEGLAAEGALARHVVAFERRLGSDAMLVVAGRLFVGLAPGAGTVPALAGGDTWRGTSVRLPADWAPGTVMENLLTGERITVDGEALQLSEALRHVPWAAFRRVEHTTRPSW, from the coding sequence ATGAACGACGGGATCTTCCGCGACGACGCCGCGGGCGTGCTGGTGTCGCTGTGCGAGCACTTCGGCATTGCCACCGCCTACAACGATGCCTTCGGCAACCGGCGCGAGGCCTCGCCGCGCAACCTGCTGCCGCTGCTGGCCGAGTTCGGCGTGCAGATCGACGACGTGGCGCAGGCGCACCGCGCGCTGCAGGCCGTGCATCACGCGCGCTGGGCCGAGGCGCTGCCGCCGGTGCGCGTGGTGGCCACGGGCGCCGGCGAATGGCAACTGCCGCTGCGGCTGCCGCTTTCCATGCGGACGCTGCGCTGGCAACTGACCGACGAGGCCGGCCGCACCTTGCAGGGCGAGGCCGATGCGGCGGCGCTGCACGAGGTGGCGCGCGCCGAGCGCGACGGCGTGTGGCTGTGCGAGCGCACGCTGCACATGACCCATGCGCTGGAGTCCGGCTACCACAGGCTGCGCATCGACGGCCTGCCGGGCGAGACGCTGGTGCTGGCCACCCCGGGCCATTGCTATCGCCCGCCTGCCGTGCGCGACGGCGGCAGGGTGTGGGGCCCGGCGGTGCAGCTGTACAGCCTGCGCTCGGCCCGCAACTGGGGCATCGGCGACTTCGGCGATCTCGACGAACTGGTGGTCCGCATGGCGGCGCAGGGCGCCGACATCGTGGGCCTGAACCCGCTGCACGCGCTGTTCGCGGCCAATCCGGCGCATGCCAGCCCCTACAGCCCGTCGTCGCGCCAGCAGCTCAACGTGCTGTACATCGACGTCGAAGCCGTCGACGGCTTTGCCGATTGCGAACCGGCGCGGCACCTGGTGCTTTCGCCGGCGTTCCAGTCGCGGCTCGCGGCGCTGCGTGCGGCGCCGCTGGTCGACCTGCCGGGCGTGGCGGCGGCGAAGTTCGAGGTGCTCGAGCTGCTGTTCGAGCACTTCCGCGAGCGCCACCTGTCCGAGCTGGCGCAGGCGGACGAGACGGGCCTGGCCTTCCTCGCCTTCGTGGCCGAGCGCGGCGAGGGGCTGCGGCAGCATGCGCTGTTCGAGACGCTGCACGCGCACTTCCTGGCCAGCGACCCCGCGCTGTGGGGCTGGCCCGTGTGGCCGGTGGCCTACCGCGACCCCGATTCGGCCGAGGTCACGGCCTTTGCCGTGCAGCACGCGCAGCGCGTGCAGTTCCACCAGTTCCTGCAGTGGCAGGCCGTGCGCCAGCTGGCGCGGGCGGCGGCGCGCTGCGAGGCGGTCGGCATGGGCGTGGGCCTGTACGTGGACCTGGCGGTGTCGGTCGACCGCGCAGGCTCCGATGCGTGGACCGGGCAGCGTGTGCTCGCGGCGGGGGCGAGCATCGGTGCGCCGCCGGACGAGTTCAACCCCGCCGGCCAGAACTGGGGCCTGCCGCCGCTGCGGCCCGACAGCCTGCGCGCCGACGGCTACCGCTTCTTCATCCAGACCTTGCGTGCCGGCATGCAGGGCGCCGGCGCATTGCGCATCGACCACGTCATGGGGCTCATGCGGCTGTTCTGGATTCCGCCGGGGCGTGGTGCGCACGACGGCGCCTACGTGTACTACCCGCTGGAAGAGATGCTCGCCATCGTCGCCATCGAGAGCCATCGCCACCGTTGCATGGTGGTGGGCGAGGACCTGGGCACGGTGGAGAACTCGGTGCGCGAGGCGCTGGCGCGCGCGGACGTGCTGTCCTACCGGTTGCTGTACTTCGAGCGCCTGCTGCCGCACGAGGCCGCCGGATTCAAGCCGCCGCAGGCCTATCCGGGCGCCGCGCTGGTGGCGGTGAGCACGCACGACCTCGCGACCTTCGCGGGCTGGTGGTCCGCGCACGACCTGCGCATGCGGCTGGAACTCGGCCTGTTTCCCGACGAGCGCGTGTTCGACAAGCAGTTGCTCGACCGCGCGCAGGAGCGCGTCGAATTGATGCTGGCCTCGGAGCAGCTCGGGCTGTTGAGCCGCGAGGACATCGCCGAGGCCGCGGGGCAGGCCCTGCCGTCCGCGCGCATCGTGGAGGCGGTGCACGCCTACCTCGCCGCCGCGCCTTCGGCGCTGATGATGGTGCAGCTCGAGGACGTGGCCGGCATGGTCGAGCAGGCCAACATGCCCGGTACGGTGGGCGAGCAGCCCAACTGGCGGCGCAAGCTGCCCCTGGCGCTGCGCGAGCTGGCCGGGAGCGAGCGCATGCTGGGCCTGGCGGCGCGCCTGCGCGAGGCACGGCCTTCGCCGAGGCTGCGCCGCGACCCGAGCGAACCGCAGGCGCTGCAGGCTCGCGTGCCGCGCGCCACCTACCGGCTGCAGTTCCACAAGGACTTCGGCTTCGACGACGCGATCCGCGTGCTGCCGTACCTGGCCGAGCTGGGCGTGAGCCACGTGTACTGTTCGCCGATCCAGCGCGCCCGTGCGGGCAGCATGCACGGCTACGACGTGGTGGCGCACGACGAGATCAATCCCGAGCTCGGCGGCGAGGAAGGTTTTTCGCGCTTCGTGGCGGCGCTGCAGGCGCACGGCATGGGCCAGCTGCTGGACATGGTGCCCAACCACATGGGCGTGTTCGGCGCCGACAACGCGTGGTGGATGGATGTGCTGGAGAACGGCCCGGCCTCGCTCTATGCGCAGCATTTCGACATCGACTGGCAGCCGCTGAACGTCGAGCTGACCGGCAAGGTGCTGCTGCCGGTGCTCGGAGGCCACTACGGCGAGGTGCTGGCCAGCGGCGAACTGGTGCTGCACTTCGAGCCCGAGCAAGGCGCCTTCGCGCTCATGTACTTCGACCACCGCTTTCCGCTGGCGCCCGAACGCTACCCCGCGGTGCTGTCGCGCGCCCTGGCGCAGCTCGATGCGTCGGCCGACGATGCCGCGAGCCTGGCGAGCATCGCCACCGCCTTCGGCCACCTGCCGGGGCGTGACGCGGACGAGCCCGAGAAGCGCCTGGAGCGGGCGCGCGACAAGGAGCTGCTGAAGGCGCGCCTGGCCCGGCTCGCGCAGCGGCATCCGTCGGTGGCCAAGGCGCTGGCCATGGCGGTGGCCGAACTGAACCTGCCCACGCCCGAGGCACGCGATGCGCTCCATGCGTTGATCGAGGCGCAGGCCTACCGGCTGGCCCACTGGCGCATGGCGGCGGACGAGATCAACTACCGCCGCTTCTTCGACATCAACGACCTTGCCGCCGTGCGCATGGAGCGCGACGACGTGTTCGAGGCCACGCAGTCGTTCGCGCTCGATCTTGCGGCGGCCGGCAAGGTGGACGGGCTGCGCATCGACCATCCCGATGGCCTGTACGACCCTGCGCGCTACTTCGAGAAGCTGCAGCAGGGCTACGCGCGCCGCGCCGGGCTGGTGCTGCCGGGGCAAGATGCGCAGGGCCGGCCGGCGCGACCGCTCTACGTGGTGGCCGAGAAGATCGCGGCCAACGACGAGGAGGTCCCGGAGAGCTGGCATGTGCACGGCACCACCGGCTACCGCTTCGCCAACGTGGCCAACGGCGTGCTGGTCGACACCACGGCCGCAGAGACCATCGGCCATGCGTGGCGCCGCTTCACGGGAGAGACGCAGGGCTTTCACGCGCTCTCGCAGGCCGGCAGGCGCGAGGTGATGCGCAACGCGCTGTCGTCGGAACTCAACGTGCTGTCGAGCGAGCTGCTGCGCATCGCGCGGGCCGACCGCGGCACGCGCGACTACACGCTCAATGCGCTGCGCCGCGCACTGGCCGACGTGGCGGCCTGCATGCCGGTGTACCGCACCTACATCGTGGATTCGGCGTCGGAACAGGACGAGCGCTTCATCGCGGAAGCCACCGCCGCAGCCGAGCGCCAGAGCAGCGACGCCGATCGCTCGGTGTTCGGCTTCGTGCGGCGCGCGTTGCGCGGCGAGGCGGTGGAGGGCGCATCGCCGGCGCTGGCCGAGCGGGTGCGGCGCTTTGCCGTGCGCTTCCAGCAGTTCAGCGCGCCGGTCACGGCCAAGGGCGTGGAGGACACGGCCTTCTATCGCTACTTTCCGCTGAGCTCTCTCAACGAGGTCGGCGGCGAACCGGACCGCTTCGGCATCGAGGTGGACGCGTTCCATGCGCTGAGCGCCGACCGCGCGCGGCGCTGGCCGCACACCATGCTCGCCACGTCGACGCACGACAACAAGCGCTCGGAAGACGTGCGCAACCGCATCGACGTGCTCTCCGAGATGCCCAACGACTGGGTGCTGGCGCTGACGCGCTGGCACGGCCTGTGCCGCGACACGCGCCGCAGGCTGGAAACGCCCGACGCGCCTTCGCACGCCGACGAATACCTGCTGTACCAGACCTTGCTGGGCACGCTGCCGCCGGGCGGAATCGATGCGACCACCGGGCCGGAGTTCACCGAACGCATCTGGCAGTACATGCAGAAGGCCGCGCGCGAGGCCAAGCTGCGCACGCGCTGGACGCAGCCCGACGCCGACTACGAAGCCGCGCTCGAAGGCTTCGTTCGCGGCATTCTTTCCGACCTGGGCGAGGGCGGCTGCCTGTCGGACCTGCAGAAGCTGGCCGACCGGCTCTCGTGGTTCGGTGCCTGGAACGGCCTCACGCTCACGCTGCTGAAGTACGCGTCGCCCGGCGTTCCCGACCTGTACCAGGGCAGCGAACTCGTCGAGCTGAGCCTGGTCGACCCCGACAACCGGCGTCCGGTCGATTACACGGTGCGGCAGCGGCGGCTGCGCGAATTGCGCGCCATGGCCGGCGCCGCGGACGGCGAGGTACTCGCCAAGCGCGTGCAGGCGCTGGCCGCGGCGCCGCACGACGGCCGCGCGAAGCTGTGGTTCATCTGGCGACTGCTGTCGCTGCGGCGCGAGAATCCCGCGCTGTTCAGCGAAGGCGGCTATGAGGGGCTCGCCGCCGAAGGTGCGCTCGCGCGGCATGTGGTGGCCTTCGAACGGCGTCTCGGCAGCGATGCGATGCTGGTGGTGGCGGGGCGGCTGTTCGTCGGGCTCGCACCGGGAGCGGGCACCGTGCCTGCGCTTGCGGGCGGCGACACCTGGCGCGGCACGTCGGTTCGCCTGCCTGCGGACTGGGCGCCGGGCACGGTCATGGAGAACCTGCTGACCGGAGAGCGCATCACGGTGGACGGCGAAGCGCTGCAATTGTCGGAGGCGCTTCGCCATGTTCCGTGGGCGGCATTTCGACGGGTCGAGCACACAACACGCCCGTCGTGGTGA
- a CDS encoding mechanosensitive ion channel family protein, translating to MENFGIHLEPLRAILYQIGAFIPRLLIAVVVVVVGWLVAKAVRFAVTKALRAINFNVLTERAGLDNFLRQGGWAGDTCSLFGVLAYWLVILASLLIAFNGMGLSYIADLLGRIVWFVPNVFVALLVLAFGSYFARFVGEAVGSYFRSVKMQDAMLFAKVAQYAVMAFVILIALDQIKVGGDIVRESFLVILAGVVFALALAFGLAGKDWAKAQIERWWPRQAMRPPVQPLAPPPPPPMSQQPAPHRFDDRPPR from the coding sequence ATGGAAAACTTCGGCATTCACCTGGAGCCGCTGCGCGCCATCCTGTACCAGATCGGCGCGTTCATCCCGCGCCTGCTGATCGCGGTGGTCGTCGTGGTCGTCGGCTGGCTTGTCGCGAAGGCGGTGCGCTTCGCGGTGACCAAGGCGCTTCGCGCGATCAACTTCAATGTGCTCACCGAGCGCGCCGGGCTCGACAACTTCCTGCGCCAGGGCGGCTGGGCGGGCGACACCTGCAGCCTGTTCGGCGTGCTGGCGTACTGGCTGGTGATACTGGCGTCGCTGCTCATCGCCTTCAACGGCATGGGACTGAGCTACATCGCCGACCTGCTGGGACGCATCGTCTGGTTCGTGCCCAACGTGTTTGTGGCGCTGCTGGTGCTGGCCTTCGGCTCGTACTTCGCGCGCTTCGTGGGCGAGGCTGTGGGCAGTTACTTCCGCAGCGTCAAGATGCAGGACGCCATGCTGTTCGCGAAGGTCGCGCAGTACGCGGTGATGGCCTTCGTGATCCTGATCGCGCTCGACCAGATCAAGGTCGGCGGCGACATCGTGCGCGAGAGCTTCCTGGTGATCCTCGCAGGCGTGGTCTTTGCTTTGGCCCTGGCATTCGGCCTGGCAGGCAAGGACTGGGCGAAGGCGCAGATCGAGCGCTGGTGGCCGCGGCAGGCGATGCGCCCGCCGGTCCAGCCGCTCGCACCGCCTCCGCCGCCGCCCATGTCCCAGCAACCCGCACCGCACCGGTTCGACGACCGGCCACCCCGCTGA
- the treZ gene encoding malto-oligosyltrehalose trehalohydrolase, whose protein sequence is MNTPSQHHVHAMPFGATVHDGGVAFALWAPSQDIVHLEHRPMGGEHASHAMARDADGWHRLDLAGATHGDGYRFQLPDGTAVPDPASRFNPGDVHGPSVVTDPCRYAWRDGAWRGRPWEEAVVYELHVGAFTAEGTFDAARERLVELAELGVTAVELMPLADFPGKRNWGYDGVLQFAPDASYGTPDELKALVDAAHGLGLMVLLDVVYNHFGPEGNYLHGYCPEFFNPAHRTPWGSAINFDGPGARTVRDFFVHNALYWVEEFRFDGLRMDAIHAVRDSSHPHIVQEIREALSAGPGRERHVHLVLENDANQASMLARDGHGLPVAGTAQWNDDLHHAVHVLATGERDGYYADYADDPVCRLACALAEGFIYQGQPSVFRNGERRGEPSTRLPPQAFVSFLQTHDQVGNRAFGERIHALGDPVRLRAAMACLLLSPHVPMLFMGDEFAASTPFLYFCDFGPELAEAVSKGRRSEFGGFAGFADEAARARIPDPNAESTFLASKLNWRERGARKHFEQFSEVQQLLALRRRLIVPRLAGSAGAGIFLCENGTLRVHWDLGSGRLHMLAHFGEAPSEPVAATPGTGVYSHGAHAEGATLRLDSGAVHVTLEDAHGA, encoded by the coding sequence ATGAACACACCTTCGCAACATCACGTGCACGCGATGCCCTTCGGTGCCACCGTGCACGACGGCGGCGTCGCCTTCGCGCTCTGGGCACCGTCGCAGGACATCGTGCATCTCGAACACCGCCCGATGGGCGGCGAACATGCCTCGCACGCCATGGCCCGCGACGCGGACGGCTGGCACCGGCTCGACCTGGCCGGCGCGACGCATGGCGACGGCTACCGGTTCCAGCTGCCCGACGGCACCGCGGTGCCCGACCCCGCCTCGCGCTTCAACCCCGGCGACGTTCACGGTCCGAGCGTGGTGACCGACCCGTGCCGCTACGCGTGGCGAGACGGTGCATGGCGCGGCCGCCCGTGGGAAGAGGCGGTGGTGTACGAGCTGCACGTGGGTGCGTTCACCGCCGAAGGCACCTTCGACGCGGCGCGCGAGCGGCTCGTGGAGCTGGCGGAACTGGGCGTGACGGCGGTGGAGCTGATGCCGCTCGCGGACTTTCCGGGCAAACGCAACTGGGGCTACGACGGCGTGCTGCAGTTCGCGCCCGATGCCTCCTACGGCACGCCCGACGAACTCAAGGCGCTGGTCGACGCGGCGCACGGCCTCGGGCTGATGGTGCTGCTCGACGTGGTCTACAACCACTTCGGACCCGAGGGCAACTACCTGCACGGTTACTGCCCCGAGTTCTTCAACCCAGCGCACCGCACGCCGTGGGGCTCGGCCATCAACTTCGACGGCCCGGGCGCGCGCACCGTGCGCGACTTCTTCGTGCACAACGCGCTCTACTGGGTGGAGGAGTTCCGCTTCGACGGCCTGCGCATGGACGCCATCCACGCGGTGCGCGACAGCTCGCACCCGCACATCGTGCAGGAGATCCGCGAGGCGCTGTCGGCCGGACCGGGCCGGGAGCGCCACGTGCACCTGGTGCTGGAGAACGATGCCAACCAGGCCTCGATGCTCGCGCGCGACGGCCACGGCCTGCCGGTGGCCGGCACCGCGCAATGGAACGACGACCTGCATCATGCGGTGCACGTGCTGGCCACCGGCGAGCGCGACGGCTACTACGCCGACTATGCCGACGACCCGGTATGCCGGCTGGCCTGCGCGCTCGCCGAAGGCTTCATCTACCAGGGCCAGCCCTCTGTCTTCCGCAACGGCGAACGCCGCGGCGAGCCCAGCACGCGGCTGCCGCCGCAGGCCTTCGTGTCGTTCCTGCAGACGCACGACCAAGTCGGCAACCGCGCCTTCGGCGAGCGCATCCATGCGCTGGGCGACCCGGTGCGCCTGCGCGCGGCCATGGCCTGCCTGCTGCTGTCACCGCATGTGCCGATGCTGTTCATGGGCGACGAGTTCGCGGCGTCCACGCCCTTCCTGTATTTCTGCGACTTCGGGCCGGAGCTGGCGGAAGCGGTGTCCAAAGGGCGTCGCTCGGAATTCGGCGGCTTTGCCGGCTTTGCCGACGAAGCGGCGCGCGCGCGCATTCCCGATCCGAACGCCGAGTCGACCTTCCTCGCGTCCAAGCTCAACTGGCGCGAGCGCGGTGCGCGCAAGCACTTCGAGCAGTTCAGCGAAGTGCAGCAGCTGCTGGCACTGCGGCGGCGGCTGATCGTGCCGCGCCTGGCGGGTTCGGCCGGCGCCGGCATCTTCCTGTGCGAGAACGGCACGCTGCGCGTGCACTGGGACCTGGGCTCGGGCCGGCTGCACATGCTGGCCCATTTCGGCGAAGCGCCTTCGGAGCCTGTCGCGGCAACGCCGGGCACCGGCGTTTACAGCCACGGCGCGCATGCGGAAGGTGCCACCTTGCGGCTGGACAGCGGTGCGGTGCATGTCACGCTGGAGGATGCGCACGGTGCATGA